In one window of Clavelina lepadiformis chromosome 4, kaClaLepa1.1, whole genome shotgun sequence DNA:
- the LOC143452176 gene encoding uncharacterized protein LOC143452176, translating to MHGCLVSSDAQASMTEHFAFTSKPHIASFPKKLSSFFELLLFEIIYTFEMPTEKGSVNFGSSRTISKSMWIDFPTIFFKTPTVSASAKGQIRYPDQFNVIINRVDPDGFDCTVKRYDQKLGWDQDLSLQWEATGDEVPEATGSQNIGSSSENKKVVKVNFPKVFAKRTPVVAWVKGDYCDGQIPDRYRLEITHQNNDGFQCIVQRMDSNSGWGQDLTLFWHSVKVSQ from the exons ATGCATGGATGCCTAGTTTCGTCAGACGCTCAAGCAAGCATGACGGAACATTTTGCGTTCACTTCGAAGCCACACATAGCATCATTCCCAAAGAAGTTGTCAT ctttttttgaattgttattgtttgaaataatCTACACATTTGAAATGCCTACCGAAAAAG GTTCCGTAAACTTTGGAAGCTCACGAACAATTTCCAAGTCAATGTGGATCGACTTTCCCActattttcttcaaaactcCTACCGTGTCCGCTTCTGCAAAGGGCCAGATTCGTTATCCTGATCA GTTCAACGTAATAATAAACAGAGTGGATCCAGATGGTTTTGACTGCACAGTGAAACGTTACGATCAGAAACTCGGTTGGGATCAAGATCTTTCTCTTCAGTGGGAAGCAACTGGAGATGAAGTACCTGAAGCTACag GTTCCCAAAATATTGGGTCTTCGAgcgaaaacaaaaaagtgGTAAAGGTCAACTTTCCCAAAGTCTTTGCGAAACGAACTCCAGTAGTTGCCTGGGTGAAAGGAGATTATTGCGATGGACAGATTCCTGACCG ATACCGTTTGGAAATAACTCATCAGAACAACGATGGGTTCCAATGCATTGTGCAACGAATGGATTCCAACAGTGGATGGGGTCAAGATCTCACACTCTTCTGGCATTCAGTCAAAGTTTCCCAGTGA
- the LOC143452862 gene encoding peroxisomal sarcosine oxidase-like — MYDVIVVGAGVEGLGTARYLAKSNANVLLLDQFTVPHSQGSSHGKSRGIRYTYSQPYYVEMMPEAFELWKELEKECADQLYLKTGIVCLQPYNMCKEVSDTLRSKKIPHQFLSSSEIEQRFPGLKAETLSAIFEEHGGILKADNCISALLESFKRFGGIFTQGKVLSLQSVNRDLVKVKTNNGVFFAKSVVLACGPWINDVLKPLGLQIPVMPTKAAIVYWKVKTQDVYSASKFPVSSVTGSKHCFYSTPEMEYKDLVKVAYYGGIALTSPDDASKPLTPGQRAVEKEIMDNMKTFVSRHYPDLIPEPHSIVTCFFSMTPDEDFILDKHPKYSNIIIGAGFSGHGFKMAPVIGQILGDLALKKKSKYSLEPFSLSRFSDFNLFQSKL, encoded by the exons atgtatgacgtcatcgtggTTGGAGCCGGTGTCGAAGGACTGGGTACAGCGCGTTATCTGGCAAAATCCAACGCAAACGTTCTGCTACTTGATCAA TTTACCGTGCCGCATTCCCAAGGCAGTTCTCATGGAAAATCGAGAGGAATCCGATATACCTACTCTCAACCCTATTACGTTGAAATGATGCCTGAAGCTTTCGAGCTCTGGAAGGAATTAGAGAAAGAATGTGCTGACCAATTGTATCT AAAGACGGGCATTGTATGCCTTCAGCCATACAATATGTGCAAAGAGGTGTCGGATACACTGCGGAGTAAAAAGATTCCCCACCAATTTCTCAGTAGCAGCGAAATCGAGCAAAGATTTCCAGGCTTGAAAGCGGAAACACTCAGTGCAATTTTTGAAGAGCATGGTGGTATTCTAAAAGCAGACAATTGCATTTCTGCACTGTTG GAGTCATTTAAGCGATTTGGTGGAATTTTTACTCAAGGAAAAGTTTTGTCACTTCAGTCTGTCAACAGAGACCTTGTAAAGGTAAAAACCAACAACGGAGTATTTTTCGCTAAATCCGTCGTTCTTGCTTGTGGCCCTTGGATAAACGACGTACTGAAACCTCTTGGACTTCAGATTCCAGTCATG CCTACAAAGGCGGCCATCGTCTACTGGAAGGTCAAGACTCAGGATGTATATTCTGCATCTAAATTTCCAGTATCGTCTGTGACCGGCtctaaacattgtttttactCAACGCCCGAGATGGAGTACAAAGATTTGGTTAAG GTAGCTTATTACGGTGGAATAGCTTTGACCTCGCCTGATGACGCATCGAAACCACTTACGCCTGGACAGAGAGCGGTAGAAAAAGAAATCATGGACAATATGAAGACATTTGTTTCACGTCATTATCCAGACTTGATTCCTGAACCCCATTCTATCGTGACTTGTTTCTTTTCG ATGACACCAGATGAAGACTTTATCTTAGACAAGCATCCAAAATATTCCAATATTATTATAGGAGCAGGCTTTTCAG GTCACGGATTCAAAATGGCTCCAGTAATAGGTCAGATCCTTGGAGACTTGgctttaaaaaagaaaagcaaatattCTCTTGAACCATTCTCGTTGAGCAGATTCTCAGATTTCAATCTATTCCAATCCAAATTATga